A single Drechmeria coniospora strain ARSEF 6962 chromosome 03, whole genome shotgun sequence DNA region contains:
- a CDS encoding UPF0135 protein: MRSIGRVHHLWIARHGIKSSLAGAKAIASAAAPSTATATAISTASPAGQDHHYPTISAPLLLTSSPIARRPRRSLSPIPPRHSTSAYSMSAAGAWGAWQAKPSGFTQLVVKAMKQLQVFPSFGRAPGAAQAWLKYPEELADRSWDNVGLLVDNTEAEGTKPKVLVTNDLTYQVAVDAIRQGVSVIVSYHPFIFSGLKSITHKDAQQATLLRLAAAGIAVYCPHTAVDAAPKGLNSWLADVVSGPHQSARSVAIPCSAASDPPAGYGAVGHFDAPVPLTEIIKRLAEKLGGLRHVMVASPVGADVQTTAVRSFAVCAGSGYDVLKGADVDLLVTGETSHHSALRAIQQGRTLVQVFHSNSERGFLNEVLRPTLEAELRMVEPEAEVVLSEYDQDPFKILDVTELA, from the exons ATGAGATCCATTGGACGCGTTCATCATCTCTGGATCGCACGACACGGAATCAAGTCCTCCCTGGCAGGTGCCAAAGCTATAGCTTCAGCTGCAGCTCCTTCTACAGCTACGGCCACAGCCATATCCACGGCATCGCCTGCTGGCCAAGACCATCACTATCCGACCATCTcggcgccgctgctgctcaCATCGTCGCCGATTGCACGCCGACCCCGTCGCTCGCTGTCTCCGATCCCCCCCCGACACTCGACTTCCGCCTACAGCATGTCTGCGGCCGGCGCGTGGGGTGCTTGGCAGGCGAAGCCGTCAGGCTTTACGCAGCTCGTCGTGAAGGCTATGAAGCAGCTGCAAGTGTTCCCGTCATTCGGCCGTGCGCCGGGAGCTGCCCAAGCATGGCTCAA ATACCCCGAGGAGCTCGCTGATCGCTCATGGGACAACGTTGGGCTTCTTGTCGATAACACTGAAGCGGAGGGCACGAAGCCCAAGGTGCTGGTGACCAACGATCTCACCTACCAGGTAGCCGTCGATGCCATCCGCCAGGGCGTCAGTGTCATCGTGAGCTACC ATCCCTTCATCTTCTCGGGCCTGAAGTCCATCACACACAAAGACGCGCAGCAAGCAACGCTCCtgcgcctcgccgccgccggcattgCCGTCTATTGCCCTCACACGGCTGTCGATGCGGCGCCCAAAGGCCTCAACTCCTGGCTTGCCGATGTCGTTTCCGGACCGCATCAGAGCGCCCGGTCGGTCGCCATTCCCTGCTCGGCCGCTTCCGACCCCCCCGCAGGCTatggcgccgtcggccactTTGACGCACCCGTGCCGCTGACCGAAATCATTAAGCGGCTCGCGGAGAAGCTTGGAGGCCTACGGCACGTCATGGTCGCCAGCCCCGTTGGCGCCGACGTGCAGACGACGGCAGTCCGCAGCTTTGCCGTCTGCGCCGGCAGCGGCTACGACGTACTCAAGggggccgacgtcgacctgcTCGTCACGGGCGAGACGAGCCACCACTCGGCGCTGAGGGCCATCCAGCAGGGCCGGACGCTCGTCCAAGTCTTCCACAGCAACTCGGAGAGGGGCTTCCTGAACGAGGTCCTGCGGccgacgctcgaggccgagctcagGATGGTCGAacccgaggccgaggttgTGCTGAGCGAGTACGATCAGGATCCGTTCAAGATTCTGGATGTGACGGAGCTGGCGTAG
- a CDS encoding BolA domain-containing protein, whose protein sequence is MAQITDGSLRAIITERLQAAHVEVTDMSGVSPSSCQPGYGESQPRLGPRSTVSLTQHRTVPAGGCGQAFSVLIVSPQFQALSSLKRHRLVNAALKEEIASIHAWTARCQTPDEWERDKAKAGPSMEGTVGGQVDGTLE, encoded by the coding sequence ATGGCCCAGATCACAGACGGCAGTCTACGTGCCATTATCACGGAGCGCCTGCAGGCAGCCCACGTTGAGGTGACCGACATGTCCGGTGTGTCCCCCTCCAGTTGCCAGCCAGGCTATGGCGAGTCCCAACCCCGGCTGGGGCCTCGATCAACGGTTTCGCTAACGCAGCACCGTACCGTTCCCGCAGGCGGCTGCGGTCAAGCATTCTCGGTCCTCATCGTCTCCCCGCAGTTTCAAGCTCTCTCCTCCCTCAAGCGCCACCGCCTCGTCAACGCGGCCCTCAAGGAGGAGATTGCCTCCATCCATGCCTGGACAGCTCGGTGCCAGACCCCCGACGAGTGGGAGCGagacaaggccaaggccggtcCCTCCATGGAGGGCACGGTGGGTGGGCAGGTCGATGGGACGCTGGAATAG